A window of the Streptomyces sp. Ag109_O5-10 genome harbors these coding sequences:
- a CDS encoding ABC transporter substrate-binding protein, with amino-acid sequence MTPSLSRRHFALALPSALLVSGCAAPHRGTGRPGDPIVLTLLSHYASGELKKALQGPVDEWNALHDRVKVRTKAVEFTDLLTTFMVRQAAGQGTDILHPYCLWNGQLVRAGVLRPAPPEHAEEIGRGYGAAAAGSASVAGRVYGYPTEMQTYALYYNRRLLREAGVHGPPRTWPELEEAAYRTARQDRYGNTLVQGFGLSAFDDSTTVGQTLALLNAAGGRFVSADGRRTAIDSPAGRTVFELERRLVDRGASAPGVNVYQAFASGQVAMVISAGWWTANLKALMGPAYRDVGVAPVPLPGAGGRRATLSTGFMLGVNTASRHPDEAWEFLRWLNTEKVRGTTRMSALQASVGSLTGRAGDMRRLLGAGGDPNLRPFLDALAYAVPEPNVPGAQQAKSLLRKNIEALWTGQQTVDEALRATRRQVDQEVARSW; translated from the coding sequence GTGACACCGTCACTGAGCCGGCGCCACTTCGCGCTCGCGCTGCCCTCGGCGCTGCTGGTCTCCGGCTGCGCGGCCCCGCACCGGGGCACCGGCCGGCCCGGCGACCCCATCGTCCTCACCCTGCTCTCCCACTACGCGAGCGGGGAGCTCAAGAAGGCGCTCCAGGGACCGGTGGACGAGTGGAACGCCCTGCACGACCGGGTCAAGGTGCGGACGAAGGCCGTCGAGTTCACCGACCTGCTGACCACCTTCATGGTCCGGCAGGCGGCGGGCCAGGGCACGGACATCCTGCACCCTTACTGCCTGTGGAACGGCCAGCTCGTCCGCGCCGGGGTGCTGCGGCCCGCGCCGCCCGAGCACGCCGAGGAGATCGGCCGCGGCTACGGCGCCGCCGCGGCCGGCTCCGCATCGGTGGCGGGCAGGGTCTACGGCTACCCCACCGAGATGCAGACCTACGCCCTCTACTACAACAGGCGGCTGCTGCGCGAGGCCGGCGTCCACGGCCCGCCGCGGACCTGGCCGGAGCTGGAGGAGGCCGCCTACCGGACCGCCCGGCAGGACCGGTACGGGAACACGCTGGTCCAGGGGTTCGGCCTGTCGGCCTTCGACGACTCCACGACCGTCGGCCAGACCCTCGCCCTGCTCAACGCCGCGGGCGGGCGGTTCGTCTCCGCCGACGGCAGACGCACCGCCATCGACTCGCCGGCCGGCCGGACCGTCTTCGAGCTGGAGCGCCGCCTCGTCGACAGGGGCGCGAGCGCCCCCGGCGTCAACGTCTACCAGGCGTTCGCCTCCGGACAGGTGGCCATGGTGATCAGCGCCGGCTGGTGGACCGCCAACCTGAAGGCGCTGATGGGCCCGGCCTACCGCGACGTCGGCGTCGCTCCCGTGCCCCTCCCCGGGGCGGGCGGGAGACGTGCCACCCTCTCCACCGGCTTCATGCTCGGCGTCAACACCGCCAGCCGGCACCCGGACGAGGCCTGGGAGTTCCTGCGCTGGCTCAACACCGAGAAAGTGCGGGGGACGACCCGGATGAGCGCGCTGCAGGCGTCGGTCGGCTCCCTGACCGGCCGCGCCGGCGACATGCGCAGGCTCCTCGGCGCGGGCGGCGACCCGAACCTGCGTCCGTTCCTGGACGCGCTGGCGTACGCCGTACCCGAACCGAACGTGCCCGGCGCGCAGCAGGCCAAGTCGCTGCTGCGCAAGAACATCGAGGCCCTGTGGACCGGTCAGCAGACGGTCGACGAGGCCCTGCGCGCCACCCGCCGCCAGGTCGACCAGGAGGTGGCGCGGTCATGGTGA
- a CDS encoding exo-beta-N-acetylmuramidase NamZ domain-containing protein produces MSTDDGGTVTTGIARLHAAPALAGPGRFGLVTNHTGVLPDLRPAAPALLEAGARLVALLGPEHGLHGTGQAGESETARTDPGTGLPVHDTYRCHGERLDKLLIDSGVDALVYDLQDIGARCYTYVWTMFDLMVSAARTGIRFVVADRPNPLGGLVSEGPLLDPAWASFVGRAPIPVRHGLTCGELARHLNASAVPRAAGHAADLTVIEALGWRRALDAAATGLPWIAPSPNMPTPATAAVYPGTSLFEGTNLSEGRGTTQPFEIVGAPYLDARFAPALAELALPGVHFRDLRFVPAFHRHAGRQLRGVQLHVTDRAAFTPVRTAVAMLAVLRRLYPDDFAWHTTDTEGGAEGTGHRHVVDLLWGSDRLRRTVDAGDDPLPLCDPPAPPGRWAGDDVLLYP; encoded by the coding sequence ATGAGCACGGACGACGGCGGCACCGTGACGACCGGGATCGCACGGCTGCACGCGGCGCCCGCACTCGCCGGTCCCGGCCGCTTCGGGCTGGTGACCAACCACACCGGTGTCCTGCCGGACCTGCGCCCGGCCGCGCCCGCGCTGCTCGAGGCCGGCGCGCGCCTGGTCGCCCTCCTCGGTCCCGAACACGGACTGCACGGCACCGGCCAGGCCGGCGAGAGCGAGACCGCCCGGACCGACCCCGGCACCGGCCTGCCGGTCCACGACACGTACCGGTGCCACGGCGAGCGGCTCGACAAGCTGCTGATCGACAGCGGCGTCGACGCCCTGGTGTACGACCTCCAGGACATCGGGGCCCGGTGCTACACCTACGTGTGGACCATGTTCGACCTGATGGTCTCGGCGGCCCGCACCGGCATCCGCTTCGTGGTCGCCGACCGGCCCAACCCGCTCGGCGGACTCGTCAGCGAGGGCCCGCTGCTCGACCCGGCGTGGGCCAGCTTCGTCGGACGCGCCCCCATCCCCGTCCGGCACGGCCTCACCTGCGGCGAACTCGCCCGGCATCTCAACGCGTCGGCCGTGCCCCGCGCCGCCGGGCACGCGGCCGACCTGACGGTGATCGAGGCCCTCGGCTGGCGGCGCGCCCTGGACGCCGCCGCCACCGGCCTGCCCTGGATCGCCCCCTCCCCGAACATGCCTACGCCCGCCACCGCCGCCGTGTACCCCGGCACCAGCCTCTTCGAGGGCACGAACCTCTCGGAGGGCCGCGGCACCACCCAGCCCTTCGAGATCGTCGGCGCCCCCTACCTCGACGCCCGGTTCGCGCCCGCCCTCGCCGAACTCGCCCTGCCCGGCGTGCACTTCCGCGACCTGCGGTTCGTGCCGGCCTTCCACAGACACGCCGGACGGCAACTGCGCGGGGTCCAACTCCACGTCACCGACCGCGCGGCGTTCACTCCCGTACGCACCGCGGTGGCGATGCTCGCCGTGCTCCGGCGGCTGTACCCGGACGACTTCGCCTGGCACACCACGGACACCGAGGGCGGCGCCGAGGGGACGGGCCACCGGCACGTCGTCGACCTGCTGTGGGGATCCGACCGGCTGCGGCGCACCGTCGACGCGGGCGACGACCCGCTGCCGCTGTGCGACCCGCCGGCCCCGCCCGGCCGGTGGGCCGGCGACGACGTGCTGCTCTACCCCTGA
- a CDS encoding GNAT family N-acetyltransferase translates to MTDLTTLTTTTRTATRGFRAGDGPQVVAAWRRSAPADPVTADRFRSLVLLDPNFDPEGLRVAVDGDRVVGAAYAVRRLTPMAGTDLEPEQGWIPFFFVDPDARGQGLGRRLLTEALDWLHGHGRTRVDFSSYTPNYVFPGLDAEAYPEAAGLLDSLGFRALYEAAAMDRVLVGYRVPDEVALRVGELTARGYRFGTPADDDLVDLLALAQGHFGPDWAATIRACLTAGTPLDRIVAARDPGGRMVGWAMHGAFDSVDERFGPIGVLEEMRGTGLGEVLLHLVLERMRALRAHSAWFLWTGAQSPAGHLYRKSGFTTTRVFKVLRWEAAR, encoded by the coding sequence ATGACCGACCTCACGACTCTCACGACGACCACCCGGACCGCGACCCGCGGCTTCCGCGCGGGCGACGGACCGCAGGTCGTGGCGGCGTGGCGGCGGAGCGCGCCGGCCGACCCCGTCACCGCGGACCGGTTCCGCTCGCTGGTGCTGCTCGACCCCAACTTCGACCCTGAGGGGCTGCGGGTCGCCGTCGACGGCGACCGGGTCGTCGGCGCCGCCTACGCGGTGCGCCGGCTGACCCCGATGGCCGGCACCGACCTGGAACCGGAGCAGGGCTGGATCCCGTTCTTCTTCGTCGACCCGGACGCCCGCGGGCAGGGCCTCGGCCGCCGGCTGCTCACCGAGGCCCTCGACTGGCTGCACGGCCACGGCCGGACGCGGGTGGACTTCTCCTCGTACACCCCGAACTACGTCTTCCCGGGACTGGACGCCGAGGCCTACCCGGAGGCGGCCGGCCTCCTCGACTCCCTGGGGTTTCGCGCCCTGTACGAGGCGGCGGCGATGGACCGCGTCCTGGTCGGCTACCGCGTCCCGGACGAGGTCGCCCTGCGGGTGGGCGAGCTGACCGCGCGGGGCTACCGGTTCGGCACCCCGGCCGACGACGACCTGGTGGACCTCCTCGCCCTCGCCCAGGGCCACTTCGGGCCGGACTGGGCGGCCACGATCCGGGCGTGCCTGACCGCGGGCACACCGCTCGACCGGATCGTCGCGGCCCGCGACCCCGGGGGCCGGATGGTCGGCTGGGCGATGCACGGGGCGTTCGACTCGGTGGACGAGCGGTTCGGGCCGATCGGCGTGCTGGAGGAGATGCGCGGCACCGGACTCGGCGAGGTCCTGCTCCACCTGGTCCTGGAGCGGATGCGGGCGCTGCGCGCGCACTCCGCGTGGTTCCTGTGGACCGGCGCGCAGTCCCCGGCGGGGCACCTCTACCGCAAGAGCGGCTTCACCACGACCCGGGTGTTCAAGGTGCTGCGCTGGGAGGCCGCCCGGTGA
- a CDS encoding carbohydrate ABC transporter permease, whose product MVNATLAPEPTERAAHGGATAIGLRIQARNRRRQAVVAYLFLAPTLLFYAVFLALPLGFAVLLSTSRWAGFDLGDIHPVGLDNFADLFADGSAFLTPVLTNTLLFALGTVALALAGSVLVATCIDKLRFQGLWRTLYFLPIVTTVVAVGNVWKYMYQPGGLVNGVLNAVGLGSVAFLQDPDTALPAVVVVQAWASVGSAILVLTAGLKSVPESYYEAAALDGAGPATVFWRITLPLLRPSLLFVCVTQFLTGLQSFALIIVMTKGGPGDATDVAALEMYRQAFSYGDWGTASAAAFVLFSVVLVVTLVQLWLFRRKGEDA is encoded by the coding sequence ATGGTGAACGCCACCCTGGCCCCGGAGCCCACCGAACGGGCGGCGCACGGCGGGGCCACCGCCATCGGACTCCGCATCCAGGCACGGAACCGTCGCCGCCAGGCCGTCGTCGCCTACCTCTTCCTGGCACCCACGCTGCTGTTCTACGCCGTCTTCCTCGCCCTGCCGCTCGGCTTCGCGGTGCTCCTCTCGACGTCCCGCTGGGCCGGGTTCGACCTCGGCGACATCCACCCGGTGGGCCTGGACAACTTCGCCGACCTGTTCGCCGACGGCTCGGCGTTCCTGACGCCGGTCCTCACCAACACGCTGCTCTTCGCCCTGGGCACCGTGGCCCTCGCGCTCGCGGGCTCGGTGCTCGTCGCCACCTGCATCGACAAACTGCGGTTCCAGGGGCTGTGGCGCACCCTGTACTTCCTGCCGATCGTCACGACCGTCGTCGCCGTCGGCAACGTCTGGAAGTACATGTACCAGCCGGGCGGACTCGTCAACGGCGTCCTCAACGCCGTCGGGCTCGGTTCGGTGGCGTTCCTCCAGGACCCGGACACCGCACTGCCCGCGGTGGTGGTCGTCCAGGCCTGGGCCTCCGTCGGCTCGGCGATCCTCGTCCTGACCGCCGGGCTGAAGTCCGTCCCCGAGTCCTACTACGAGGCCGCCGCGCTCGACGGCGCCGGGCCCGCGACCGTCTTCTGGCGGATCACCCTGCCACTGCTGCGGCCGTCCCTGCTGTTCGTGTGCGTCACCCAGTTCCTCACCGGCCTGCAGTCCTTCGCGCTGATCATCGTGATGACCAAGGGGGGCCCCGGGGACGCCACCGACGTGGCCGCCCTGGAGATGTACCGGCAGGCCTTCTCCTACGGCGACTGGGGTACCGCGAGCGCCGCCGCCTTCGTGCTGTTCTCGGTGGTCCTCGTGGTCACGCTGGTCCAGCTGTGGCTCTTCCGGCGCAAGGGGGAGGACGCGTGA
- a CDS encoding glyceraldehyde-3-phosphate dehydrogenase yields the protein MTVNDDSFTNWKNREEIAESMIPLIGKLHRERDVTVLLHSRSLVNKSVVSILKTHRFARQIDGAELSVTETMPFLRALATLDLGPSQIDIGMLAATHKADDRGLSVEAFTAEAVAGATGANKIEQREPRDVVLYGFGRIGRLVARLLIEKAGSGNGLRLRAIVVRGAGGEDIVKRASLLRRDSIHGQFQGTITVDEENSTILANGNEIKVIYADDPSQVDYTAYGIRDAILIDNTGKWRDREGLSKHLRPGIEKVVLTAPGKGDVPNIVHGVNHDTVKPDEQILSCASCTTNAIVPPLKAMADEYGVLRGHVETVHSFTNDQNLLDNYHKSERRGRSAPLNMVITETGAASAVAKALPDLKARITGSSIRVPVPDVSIAILNLQLARKASRTEVLDYLREVSLTSPLKRQIDFITAPDAVSSDFIGSRHASIVDAGALKVEGDNAILYLWYDNEFGYSCQVVRVVQHVSGVEYPTFPSPAV from the coding sequence GTGACTGTCAACGACGACTCGTTCACCAACTGGAAGAACCGCGAGGAGATCGCGGAGTCGATGATCCCGCTCATCGGGAAGCTGCACCGGGAGCGGGACGTGACGGTCCTCCTCCACAGCCGCTCCCTGGTGAACAAGTCGGTGGTCAGCATCCTCAAGACCCACCGCTTCGCCCGGCAGATCGACGGTGCCGAACTGTCGGTCACCGAGACGATGCCGTTCCTGCGGGCGCTGGCCACGCTGGACCTCGGCCCCTCCCAGATCGACATCGGCATGCTGGCCGCGACCCACAAGGCCGACGACCGGGGCCTGAGCGTCGAGGCGTTCACCGCGGAGGCGGTCGCCGGGGCCACCGGCGCCAACAAGATCGAGCAGCGCGAGCCGCGGGACGTCGTCCTGTACGGTTTCGGCCGCATCGGCCGCCTGGTCGCCCGGCTGCTGATCGAGAAGGCGGGCTCCGGCAACGGCCTCCGCCTGCGGGCCATCGTGGTGCGCGGGGCCGGCGGCGAGGACATCGTCAAGCGCGCCTCGCTGCTGCGCCGCGACTCGATCCACGGCCAGTTCCAGGGCACGATCACCGTCGACGAGGAGAACAGCACCATCCTCGCCAACGGCAACGAGATCAAGGTGATCTACGCCGACGACCCGTCCCAGGTCGACTACACGGCGTACGGCATCCGGGACGCGATCCTCATCGACAACACGGGCAAGTGGCGGGACCGCGAGGGCCTGTCCAAGCACCTGCGCCCGGGTATCGAGAAGGTCGTCCTGACCGCGCCGGGCAAGGGCGACGTCCCGAACATCGTGCACGGCGTCAACCACGACACCGTCAAGCCGGACGAGCAGATCCTGTCCTGCGCCTCCTGCACCACCAACGCGATCGTGCCGCCGCTGAAGGCCATGGCCGACGAGTACGGGGTGCTGCGCGGCCACGTGGAGACGGTCCACTCGTTCACCAACGACCAGAACCTGCTGGACAACTACCACAAGTCCGAGCGCCGCGGCCGGTCCGCGCCGCTCAACATGGTCATCACCGAGACGGGCGCCGCCTCGGCCGTGGCGAAGGCGCTCCCGGACCTCAAGGCGCGGATCACCGGCAGCTCGATCCGGGTCCCGGTCCCGGACGTGTCGATCGCGATCCTCAACCTCCAGCTGGCCCGCAAGGCCTCCCGCACGGAGGTCCTCGACTACCTGCGCGAGGTGTCGCTGACCTCACCGCTGAAGCGCCAGATCGACTTCATCACCGCCCCGGACGCGGTCTCCAGCGACTTCATCGGCTCGCGCCACGCGTCGATCGTCGACGCCGGCGCGCTGAAGGTGGAGGGCGACAACGCGATCCTCTACCTCTGGTACGACAACGAGTTCGGCTACTCCTGCCAGGTGGTCCGGGTCGTCCAGCACGTCTCGGGCGTGGAGTACCCGACGTTCCCGTCCCCGGCGGTCTGA